CCGCAGAGGTTACGAGCGCGTGCTGCGCGCGCGCCTCTCCGACGGAAAATTCTTCTTCGATGAAGACCGCAAGGTGCCGCTCCGCTCCCGCGTCGAGAAGCTGGGGCGGCGCACCTTCCTGCAGGGACTCGGCACCGAGCTGGAGCGCATCGGACGTCTGCGCGAGCTCTCGCTCTGGCTCCACGGCGCGACCGGACGCGGCGATCCCCGCCAGCTCGCGGAGGCTTCCGAGCTCTGCAAGGCAGATCTCACCACCGGAATGGTGGGGGAGTTCCCGGAGCTGCAGGGCTCGATGGGCCGCGTCTATGCGCTGCAGCAGGGCATCGAGCCCGCCGTCGCCGATGCCATCTTCGAGCACTACCTGCCGCGCGGCGCTGAGGATCGTCTGCCTTCCGGCGACATCGGGGCGCTCCTCGGGATCGCCGACCGGCTCGATCTGCTGGTCGGCCTCTTCGGCCTGGGAAAGGAACCGACCGGAACGGCGGACCCCTATGGCCTCCGGCGCGCCGCGCTGGGGATCCTCCGCATCACGCTGGCGCGCGGGTACCGCTACGACATGGCGGAGGCGCTGCTCGCCGCCCAGAAGCTGCACAAGAAGGAGGACGCCTCCGTTCGCGACCGCATCTGGCAGTTCCTCCTCGGGCGACTCGAAGTGATCCTGCGCGAGCGGGCACAGGCCGATTCGATCCAGGCCGCCCTGCACACCGGGGCGACGGACCTGGTCTCGCTGGAGAAGCGAGTCTCTGCGCTGCAGACGGTGCGGGAGAAGAGCCGGGCCCAGTTCGAGGCGACCGCGGCGGCATTCAAGCGGATCGGGAACATCCTCGCCCAGGCGCAGGAGAAGGGCATCGCCTTCGTCGGCTTCCACGCGGCTCTCTGCAAGACCGGCTCCGAGCAGGCCCTCTTCGCCGCGCTCGAGCAGAGCCGCGCCCGCGTCTCCGGCGCCCTGGCGGAAAAGGAGGATTATCTCGCCGCATATGCGGCGCTGGCGGAGCTCCGACCGGTGGTCGACCGCTTCTTCGACGACGTGATGGTGATGGACAGCGACACCGCCCAGCGCGACAACCGACTCGCGTTGCTGCGCTCCCTGCACGAGCTGTTCGCTCCGCTCGCGGATTTCTCCCGGCTGCAGGTGGAGAAAACGGCTTGACCTGGCAAGCGAGCGGCCCTAGGAAGGCCGCTCGCATGAAGAAGAGCGCGATCGTCGCCGCGGCGCTGCTGCTCCGCTGCCACACGCTCCCGCCGGAGCTGCTGCCGCCTCCCTTCGGGCCGGATGGCCCGAAGCCGCCGCGCCTCTTTTTTCCCACCGGCCTCGCGGTAGCCAGCAACGGCCTTCTCGTCGCGAACGGCAACTTCAACCGCGCGTTCGAGGCAGGCACCGTCGTCCAGATCTCGGGCGGCTACATCGACTCGCTCCTGAAGAGCACCATCGACTGCGACGTCGATCCCGCCACCCTCGATCAGGCGACCAAGGATGCCTGCTATCCGCAGATCCTCCCCGCCGAATTCATCGGGTCGGCGATGATCGGCAACTACGCCGGACCGCTCGCGCTGAGCTCCGACCATACGGCCGTCTTCACCGCCTCGCGCGATACCGCCACCATCAACGCCGTGCAAGTCAGGGCGACCGCCCGCCCGGATGGAACCCTCGGCTGCCTCCCCAACGCCGGCAACGACGCAACCCGGGACTGCCGCAAGGGCATCATCGATCTCACGGCGGCGGGCCTCGACGGCCCGTACACGGTCATTCCGGGCGACACGATCCCGCCCGGGACCGGATCCCCCCTCGACGTCCTCTTCGTCTCGTCGATCGTGCCTCACATCGAGACCATTATCTCCGGCACCCCCATCACCACTACGTCGGTCGCAGCCCTGAGCATGCAGGACCCTTCGCAGCTCCTCTTCCAGATGCGGGCGGGGTCGCAGTTCGTCGCGGGCGGATTCGGCGTCGGACCCATGGTCTTCGACCGATCCCGTCGGCGTCTGTACCTCGGCGGTTGCTTCCAGCGGTCGTCGGCCTTCGGTTCCGGCGAGCCCGGCACCGGTCTGTGCTCCGGAATCAGCAACAACTATCTCCGGATCATCGACGTCGACGCGGGCTCCGCGGCGGATCCGGATCTGATCGACCTTCGGCCGGACGTGCAGAGCATCAACACGACGCAGCTGCTGCTCGACACGCCCGGAGGTCCGGCCACGCCCTCATCGCCGATCACGACGCTCTGGGCCACCATGCGTGCCCCGGACACGTTGGTCGTGATCGATCTTCCGGCGCAGCCGTCCGTGGCGCCCCGGATCCGCGAGGTCATCCCGCTGCCCGCCTCTCCTGCCGACATGCTGCGGATCGATCGGGGAACGTCTCCGCCGCTGCTCGCGGTCGTTGCGGAGAAGATCGGCGCCGTCTCCATCGTGGATACCGGCAGATCGCAGGTCGTCGCACAGGTGGGACGCCTCGGCGACTCGCCGTTCAACATCGCGAGCGTCGATTGTCCTTCGAAGCCCGGCTCCGCCTGCCTGGCAGTGAGCGTATTCCATGAGTGTCGCGTCGCCCTGATCGAAGTTCCCAAGGACGACCCTTCGCGATCCGCTCTGCGCGCGCTCGCCGGGAGCTGCCCGTGATGACGCGTGCGTCGCCGCTGATCGCCGCCGTGGCCGTTGTCGCGTGCACCTCGAATCCGTTCAACGTCGCAACCGGCGAATTCACGGCACCCTCGGGCCTGGCCGCAACCGCAGCCGGCGACCGCGACCTGCTCTTCGTCGCCAATACCGGGCGCGACGGCCTGCGCGCCCTGCAGCTCTGCAATGCGCCGCTGTTCCTGGACGGCGGAGTGGATCCGGCGGACACGTGCCCGAAAAGCGCGCACGCCCAGTTCATCCCTGCGCCCATCCGCCTGTTCCCGGCGTTGATCGAGACCGGCGACCGGCCGTTGCGCGTCGCCGGCGTCCGGCTGAACCGCAGCAGCGACGCAAGCGCCGCCGGCGTCGCCCTCGTGGCCGGCGCCGGTTCCTCGCTGGCGGTCGTCGATGGGCGCAGCCTCGTCGATACGCAGACGACAGGGACTGCGCCCAAGGCTGTCCTCCAGTTCGACCTCGGTCAGGGGGCGGACGGCGGAACTCCGGCGGACGGCGGCACCCCCGTCGCCACGGCCGCCGAGACGGTGGACGTCGTCGCCGCCAATCCCCTCGATACCCGGTTCGACTTGGAAACCGGGGCTGCCACCGTCACCGCGTTCGCCGCGACCCGCTCCGAGCTGGTGGTGTTCGACGTGACTCTCGGCGCGGACGGATTCGCTCAGTTTTCCAGCGTCCGCAGATGCACGCTCGATCCCGTGGTGCCCACCCGGCTCGCCGTCGTGCCCGGCAGCGCTGCGCAGGTCTACGTCGCGGACGGCGCTGGAGACGGCGTCGTCGCCATCCAGACGAGCAGCGTCCTGGCAAGCGGAGGCGCTTGCGTCATGGACCGCATCAGCGCGGGCGGCCGGAGCGTCCGCTCCATCGCCTTGAGCCCGCCTTGGTACGACCAGGACGACAGCGGCCAACCCCGGACGCGCGCGGCGGGCGAGCTGCTGCTCATGGTCCTCCAGCCTGCGATGGTACAACCCGGACAGAGGGCCGATCCCGGCGGGGTCCTCGTCGCAGGGACGGGGCTGGGACTGGTGCCGAAGGGGATCGTTCCCATTCCGCCGTTCGACCCGGCCAAGGAAGTCGCGGAACCGATGCGGCCGCTCTCGCTGCCCAACCCCGGCGGACTGTTCAACGAAGGCGCTTTCCTCCGCGCCGTGAAGCCGAAAGCGGCGCCGGAGGCGCCGGACCTGACCGCCTGCCCCACGGCCCCGTGCACACCGCTCTCCATCGGCCAGCCTCCCGGCGCGGCGCCGGTGTTGTTCCCGTTGCTCGCAGCGGTGAGCTGTAGTGACGGCGTCACGTATTTCATCGACGTTGCCAACCGGCGCTTCGTGAACCAGAACAAGTACGCCCAGCCGGGTGACCTCGGAATCCTGCCGATCGTCAGCGTGCCGGTGTTCGCGGGGGTCGGCTCGGCGGCCTCCACGCCGCCTTCTCTCACCCTCGACGCGACCAAAATCGAACCCGGCGTCACGCGCGGCTCGTCCTGGCGGGTGGTCTGGCACGCCGCGATTCCCGGCCTTGAACGCCGCGGCGGCACCATCAAGCCGGTGGACAGCGATACGCTCCGGTTCACCGTAACGCTGCCCAATCTCAATCTTTTTCGCGACGACCCTGCGATCGCGCTCGCTGTCGGCGACGTCGTCTCGCTGGCCGGGTACTCGATCGGGACCGATAACTCTGCCGCCTGTCAGACGGTGGTGAGCTCGGAGTCGACGCCCCGCCGGTTCGAGCTGAACATCAAGGACGTGCAGCCCGATCACCTCGACCTTCAAGTATTGCCGGACAACGGGGCGACGCTCGGCTTCCATCCGCAAGGATGCAGCGCATTCGGGGCCGTGGCCGAGGTCCGGACGGCCCGCACGCAGCCCTGGCTGGTGTTCGACGGCAACACCGTCAAAGGCCGCGTGAGAGACGACGGAACGTTCGACGCGCATCAGCCGCGTTTCGACTACCCGCTCTCTGCGTACGGACGGACGGCTACGGACGTTCCCCCAGCTCCGATCGCTTCACGCGATCTGGCGTTCTCGCTCCTGATCTCCGGGCCTATTCCGGATACCCCGCAAGAGGCCGGCTCGCAGTTCATCTGGAGCTTCACCAGCGGGCTCTCACCGGTGGCTTACGGAGACCAGGTCCACACGACGCCGGGGTTTGCAACAGCGGTGTACGGATACAGCTCCCGCCGGACACAAAACCTGGCCTTCACCTCGGTGACCGGAATGGACGAAGTGCTCCAGGCGGATCCCTTCTTTCTCAACTCCACCACGACGGTCGGGCTGGTCGCTTACCGGTAGGGCTGTTCCCGACTCGCCCGGTCCGCTACACTGGCGAGCGATGAACGATCAGGGCGCGAAGACGGCGCGCACGCTGCTCATCGCCGACCATCTCTGGGAGGCGTTCAGCAGCATGGCGATGGAGATGGGCAGCGAGCGCGACTCGCTCATCAATCAGGCGCTGTACACGTTCGCCCGGCTCAACGGGTTCCTCGTCGCCTCGGATCTGGCGAACCTCGGCGTCGTCCCCCGAACGGCGCTGACCGACTCCGGCCGGCTCCGCATCGCTCCGCCGGCGGAGGACACGCACGAGATGGCGGCAGGCGGCATGTCCCTGAGGGTCGGGGCCAGCGGCGAGGCGCCGTCGTTCGAGGAAGAAACCGCGGACGCGGCGCCAACGAGCCTGGATCTGCCGAACGTCGGCGGCGGCCTGCGGACCCGCGCGGCGATCGTCAGCGCGCATCCACGGGATCCGTCGCACGCTGCTCCAGCCGGCCGCACGCTGGTGCTCCTGGCCGGCGACGGGCACGAGCTGGAGCGCGTCCGCAAGGATCGCTTCCTCATCGGACGCGGCAAGCATTGCGACCTCGTGATCAACTCCGGCAAGGTGAGCCGCGAGCACGCGGCCATCGTCCGCGAGGGAAATTCCTGGTTCATCGAGGACCTCGGCTCGTCGAACGGAACCTGGTTCGACAAGCGCCGGCTGACGCGGCGCGAGATCCAGGAAGGCGACGAGTATTACGTCTGCGCGGAGAAGCTCCGCTGCACATTCAATTAGCCGGACGCCGCAGGCGCACCGGCTAGTGGACGGTCTCCTCAGCGAATTCACCGCAGCGCCGGTGCAAGCGAAGATCGCCGTGGCCGACCTCGCCCTCGCGCTCACAATCAGCGCCGTCACGGATCTACGCGAACGCCGCATCCCGAACGCCGTCACCTATCCCGCGCTCGCCGTTGCCGCCGCCTGCGCCATCTCGCTCGGCGGCCTCCCGCTCCTGCTGGAATCCGCCGTGGGCGCCCTCGTCTGCGCCACCCCCCTCACGCTCGCCATGTGGCGCGGCTGGATGGGCGCCGGCGACGTCAAGCTGATGGCCGTCGCCGGCCTCGTCTCCGGCACCGCCGCCGGCTGGAGCTTCTCCCTGATCGTCCTCCTCGACGTCGCCGTCGCCGGCGGCGCACAAGCACTCCTCTGGCTTCTCGCGGCGAAGGCCCGCCGGCGCGATCGCCCCAAGGCCGTCCCCTACGGACTCGCCATCGCCGTCGGGACGACTTGGGCATTCCTGACCGGAGCCCCGCTCTTTTGACCGATGGCGTCTCTGCCCGCCGGATGTCACGCTGCGTCCGGTCATGGGAAGTCTGCCGCTTCTCGCCGTGCTCCTCGCCACCGCCGCGGCACCCCCGGAGGGCGCTGTCATCGCCCTCGGCGTCGGGCAGCAAAAGGTGATCCAGCTCGGCAACGTCGCGCGCGTGGCCATCGGCGAGCCGGAGATCGCCGACGTGAAGCAGGTGGGCGGCGGAAGCGAGCTCTTGATCACGGGCATGGGCGAGGGCCGCACCTCGCTGCTCGTCTGGCGCGCGAACGGCACCCGCCTCAGCTACGCCGTCGTGGTGCGCAGGCAGGACCCGAAGGAGCTGGTGAGCGAGATCCGGGCGCTCCTCGGAGACCGCGAAGGCGTCCAGGTGCGGATCGTCGGCGAGCGCGTGGTGCTGGAAGGCGAGACGCTCACCGGCGACGACTACGACCGCGTGCAGCAGGTGGTACAGCTCTATCCGTCGGTGAAATCGTTCGTGCGGCCGAGCGGAAACGCGAAGCGGCTCGCCGCCGAGGCGTTGAACCGCGTCCTGCAGAGAAACGGGCTGGCCGCGGTCTTCGCGACCGTACTGGGGAACGCGCTGGCGCTGGAAGGGTCGGTGGACTCGAAGGAAGATCTGCGCAGGCTCGAGTTGCTCACCCGCGCCGCCGCGGAGAAGGTGGAGAACCTCGTCACCATCAGCGCGAAGAGGATGATCCTTGTCGAGGTGGATTTCGTGGAGGCGAGCTCCGGCTCGAGCAAAGCGGTCGGCATCAAACCGCCTTCGGCGTTCGTCTCCACCGGAGACGGCGCATCGGCAACCGTCAGCATCGTCCGGCCCATCCCGGGGCTCGATTCCGGACAGACGCAGAAGTCCGCCAGCCTGACCGTGAACGCGGGCGCGGCAACCGATTTTTCCGCGGCGGCGCGCTTCGACCAGGGCGCCGTCCGCGTCCTCAGCCGGCCGAGGCTGGTCTGCGCCAGCGGCGAGAAGGCGGAGTTTCTCGCCGGAGGCGAGATCCCGGTGGTGATGGTCACGCAGAACCAGTCCGCGGTCGAGTTCAAGAAGTTCGGCATCCTGCTGCACATCACGCCGACGGCGGACCGCGCCGGCCACATCACCGTGGAGATCCACGCCGAAGTGAGCGACGTCGACCGCAGCATCTCGGCGCGCGCGAACGGATTCGACCTGCCCGGGCTGCGGGTCCGCGAGGTGAAGACGAACGTGACCGTGAACGACGGCGAGACCATCATCCTCAGTGGGCTGTACAATTCGGCCGAGGACAAGGAAGTGTCGAAGGTCCCGCTGCTCGGGCACCTTCCCATCC
Above is a genomic segment from Deltaproteobacteria bacterium containing:
- a CDS encoding glycine--tRNA ligase subunit beta, with the protein product MDLVFEIGTEELPASFQKPALEWMAAEINKALDDARLNGEGEGQRANITTFATPRRLAMIVTAIAEKAPDVRKKLSGPPAKQALQDGKWTKAAEGFARKAGVAVEALKIEGDRVIIEQQIRGQAAAEALPRILEQIVRGIPFRKSMRWDSLDADAFARPVHWIAAALDGKPLTVKFADVESAPKTRGHRFAAPQEFPLPSARDYVSALRQAHVLADWAERSQRIAGEVARAAREAGGVPRPDPELLETVTGLVEEPFAVAGYFEKEFLQLPPEVLVSEMRGHQKYFAVQNEKGDLLPSFVAVSNTKVRDPNVSRRGYERVLRARLSDGKFFFDEDRKVPLRSRVEKLGRRTFLQGLGTELERIGRLRELSLWLHGATGRGDPRQLAEASELCKADLTTGMVGEFPELQGSMGRVYALQQGIEPAVADAIFEHYLPRGAEDRLPSGDIGALLGIADRLDLLVGLFGLGKEPTGTADPYGLRRAALGILRITLARGYRYDMAEALLAAQKLHKKEDASVRDRIWQFLLGRLEVILRERAQADSIQAALHTGATDLVSLEKRVSALQTVREKSRAQFEATAAAFKRIGNILAQAQEKGIAFVGFHAALCKTGSEQALFAALEQSRARVSGALAEKEDYLAAYAALAELRPVVDRFFDDVMVMDSDTAQRDNRLALLRSLHELFAPLADFSRLQVEKTA
- a CDS encoding FHA domain-containing protein translates to MNDQGAKTARTLLIADHLWEAFSSMAMEMGSERDSLINQALYTFARLNGFLVASDLANLGVVPRTALTDSGRLRIAPPAEDTHEMAAGGMSLRVGASGEAPSFEEETADAAPTSLDLPNVGGGLRTRAAIVSAHPRDPSHAAPAGRTLVLLAGDGHELERVRKDRFLIGRGKHCDLVINSGKVSREHAAIVREGNSWFIEDLGSSNGTWFDKRRLTRREIQEGDEYYVCAEKLRCTFN
- a CDS encoding prepilin peptidase produces the protein MTSARRSSAAHSISRTPQAHRLVDGLLSEFTAAPVQAKIAVADLALALTISAVTDLRERRIPNAVTYPALAVAAACAISLGGLPLLLESAVGALVCATPLTLAMWRGWMGAGDVKLMAVAGLVSGTAAGWSFSLIVLLDVAVAGGAQALLWLLAAKARRRDRPKAVPYGLAIAVGTTWAFLTGAPLF
- a CDS encoding secretin, whose translation is MGSLPLLAVLLATAAAPPEGAVIALGVGQQKVIQLGNVARVAIGEPEIADVKQVGGGSELLITGMGEGRTSLLVWRANGTRLSYAVVVRRQDPKELVSEIRALLGDREGVQVRIVGERVVLEGETLTGDDYDRVQQVVQLYPSVKSFVRPSGNAKRLAAEALNRVLQRNGLAAVFATVLGNALALEGSVDSKEDLRRLELLTRAAAEKVENLVTISAKRMILVEVDFVEASSGSSKAVGIKPPSAFVSTGDGASATVSIVRPIPGLDSGQTQKSASLTVNAGAATDFSAAARFDQGAVRVLSRPRLVCASGEKAEFLAGGEIPVVMVTQNQSAVEFKKFGILLHITPTADRAGHITVEIHAEVSDVDRSISARANGFDLPGLRVREVKTNVTVNDGETIILSGLYNSAEDKEVSKVPLLGHLPILGELFKSRSFIERRTELAIYVTPRLLAPASEKAKEMIDGARKLYKDAEDSVSFSMFD